In Citrus sinensis cultivar Valencia sweet orange chromosome 3, DVS_A1.0, whole genome shotgun sequence, the sequence TGTCAGATGAGGCACATGAAGATGTTTTGTTCATTCACGGATTCATTTCATCTTCAGCATTTTGGACTGAAACATTATTCCCAAACTTTTCAAGTGCTTCAAAATCGACTTATCGATTATTCGCCATCGATCTGTTAGGGTTTGGGAGGAGCCCTAAGCCAACAGATTCCCTTTACACCGTGAGAGAGCATTTGGACATGATTGAAAAGTCAGTAATTGAACCAAACAAAGTTAAATCCTTCCACATTGTTGCTCACTCTTTAGGCTGCATATTAGCTCTTGCACTGGCTGTTAAACATCCTGGATCAGTCAAGTCCCTAACTCTACTAGCACCTGTAAGTTATTCCattcttaatattttacatatttttcatcttttaatttattagttaattagtcattttattatttgaatctGATTATCGATCTATACATGAAGttttatttaccaaattaaaattaatgaaactgAATACATCGGTTGGTTGTAGCCATATTATCCGGTACCAAAAGGAGCACAAGCCTCGCAGTATGTGATGAGAAAGGTAGCACCAAGACGCGTATGGCCACTAATAGCTTTTGGTGCATCAATGGCTTGTTGGTACGAACACATCTCTCGGACAATTTGCTTGCTGATTTGCAAGAACCATCGGGTGTGGGAATTTCTTGCCAAACTTGTCACTAGAAACAGGTAATAGACTCATCTACGCCTAGCTATATCAAACCCGTCAACTTGataatcaattatatattttggcTGATTCGTGGTCTAAAGTGTTGTTCATGACCCATTTTCtatatttctttgaaaaatattttgatttacgCCTCGATAAAGTTTGGTTGCTTTTGGTGCTCTTccccctttttattttgtccatATAAAAAAAGGGGCTTTACACATGGCCTACATTCGGGAGCCAAACTTTTATGATGTACTAGTAGAGAAGTAGCTGTTCCTAGCTAGCGCTTCCCGATTGAAATTAACCTccctccaaaaaataaataaataaatagataaacaaataattttttttaaaaaaatattctttcgTTTGAGGTTGATTATTGAGGTGACACTCGTAATCAATTTGATATCAATCAGGGATACGCGTCGTTCATGATAGGCCACCTACACTATTTAATATTGTGAAACTTGCAAAATTTTGGTTTGACATAGGATTTCGGTTGAGAATTTTCTGACAGCTACATGGAAAAAGCATTTTAATTACTGCACTAACTAccagcaaagaagaaaattaagtgTGTGATAGAAACTAGAAAGTGGTCAAACGTTGCTGTGACTTAGGTCCAACCAAGATGCAGAAAGGTTGTTTAATgctgaaattaattttcaattccaTTTCTTCACACCCAATTAGCTCTGCtacattaaatttcatttgtacTATGCATTTTGATAGAGACTTGTATCTACCACTTCCGTttatattaatgcaatttagTGAAACACATTTAACAGGATCAGGACTTTCCTGCTTGAAGGATTCTTTTGCCACACACACAACGCTGCATGGCATACATTGCACAACATCATTTGTGGCACCGCAAACAAGCTTGATGGGTACTTGGATGCCGTCCGCAATCACGTGAAATGTGATGTTAACGTATTTCACGGCGAAGATGATGAGCTTATTCCGGTGGAGTGTAGCTACAATGTTCAAAGGAAAATCCCTCGTGCTCGCGTTAAGGTTATCGAAAAGAAAGATCATATAACAATTGTTGTGGGAAGACAAAAGACTTTTGCTCGGGAACTTGAAGAGATATGGAGGAGCTCAAGTGGCCATGAACCTTCGGAGAATcaccattaaaaaatatatatagtaagCAATTAAAATGGATAAAGATATCCTGAGATTAATTGCCGGGTTTTCTACTTCTAGCTAATATAGCTACTTCAAGTGTGAAATGCCATGTGAAGAATTTGATAAGAAGATTGCCAAATTAAATCAAACGATgtgttatataattatttttaattccctttttcttctaattaatttcttgccCTCTTCAGTTCAATACACGTTGAGGCATTAAAATCTATCCACGTTGATGTACGGCAACGAATGGAAGAATCACAGCTCTGTTATCACAGAAGTAATTGTCGTCACTTAATAGCCATTAATATTTGCATCTCACCCTCTCCTCAATACGATGTAAGTGACTTTCAATTCATCATCCCGGACGAAAAAGATccaataattttccttttacaTTG encodes:
- the LOC102607146 gene encoding probable lysophospholipase BODYGUARD 3, which codes for MEPAMCKTKLVLSFTGSFLNKAVSFIVFSFLDLVDFLLCMVYKVADFFIEAEWKPCYCSSAKEAITSSGKILVSEQGKSKIVCLTSSKLHLEEISDTLYTRPSLVSEASKQTVNELKRLKVDGNVAQSCERIKKGTVRSTFTVNSTIIEMLQGKIGGQQSHPIPRWSDCDCKFCTCWSSSSRDTLFVKTQGPSDEAHEDVLFIHGFISSSAFWTETLFPNFSSASKSTYRLFAIDLLGFGRSPKPTDSLYTVREHLDMIEKSVIEPNKVKSFHIVAHSLGCILALALAVKHPGSVKSLTLLAPPYYPVPKGAQASQYVMRKVAPRRVWPLIAFGASMACWYEHISRTICLLICKNHRVWEFLAKLVTRNRIRTFLLEGFFCHTHNAAWHTLHNIICGTANKLDGYLDAVRNHVKCDVNVFHGEDDELIPVECSYNVQRKIPRARVKVIEKKDHITIVVGRQKTFARELEEIWRSSSGHEPSENHH